The following proteins are co-located in the Marinomonas profundi genome:
- a CDS encoding 1-aminocyclopropane-1-carboxylate deaminase/D-cysteine desulfhydrase, whose product MSFIQPIILPPACQQSSGAQYELDIYRGDLEHANAPGNKWHKLQHHLNVAEQQNASVIATFGGPFSNHLHAFGKTLNCLPFNAVAVVRGELHPMLTPTLKDMVKDGVELWPASRSDYRLGMGSQIVNEINERYANVYWIPEGGGGELGALGCQDWAKDISRMDDKYDAWVVSSGTGTTAAGLLSYQHTPDLHVFSALKGEPSQRALILEMANTLTAKPRPRDAADKTSTRLDKKLFFHADCHEGGYAKHSSALMTFLREFAEANPNQTLDPVYTCKSMLAIFKAMQAGAWPYRRTLFIHTGGLQGWRGYSSDSNPFVRS is encoded by the coding sequence GTGTCTTTTATTCAGCCAATCATCTTACCACCAGCTTGCCAGCAATCGTCCGGTGCTCAATATGAGTTAGACATTTATCGTGGTGATCTTGAACATGCGAATGCGCCGGGTAATAAATGGCATAAGCTGCAGCATCATCTTAACGTCGCCGAACAGCAGAATGCCTCCGTGATTGCGACCTTTGGTGGGCCGTTTTCAAATCATCTTCATGCCTTTGGCAAGACGCTCAACTGCTTGCCTTTTAACGCGGTGGCGGTGGTTCGAGGTGAATTACACCCCATGCTGACACCCACATTAAAAGATATGGTGAAGGATGGGGTGGAATTGTGGCCAGCCTCGCGGTCGGACTATCGACTTGGCATGGGTTCACAAATAGTGAATGAAATAAATGAGCGCTACGCTAATGTCTACTGGATTCCCGAAGGGGGAGGCGGGGAGCTTGGCGCCTTGGGCTGTCAGGATTGGGCGAAAGACATAAGCCGTATGGATGACAAATACGATGCTTGGGTGGTGTCGTCTGGTACGGGTACCACCGCGGCGGGTTTATTGTCTTATCAACATACTCCCGATTTGCATGTTTTCAGCGCGTTAAAAGGTGAGCCGAGCCAAAGAGCCTTGATTTTAGAGATGGCGAATACATTAACGGCCAAGCCACGCCCTAGGGACGCTGCCGATAAAACGTCAACAAGGCTCGATAAAAAGTTATTTTTTCATGCGGATTGCCATGAAGGTGGCTATGCGAAACACAGTTCGGCGCTTATGACATTTTTACGAGAATTTGCCGAGGCGAACCCAAATCAAACGCTAGACCCAGTTTACACTTGCAAAAGTATGCTCGCTATTTTTAAGGCGATGCAAGCGGGCGCATGGCCGTATCGGCGTACCTTATTTATTCATACTGGCGGTTTACAAGGTTGGCGAGGTTATTCATCAGACAGTAATCCATTTGTGCGTTCTTAA